In Curtobacterium sp. MCPF17_002, one genomic interval encodes:
- a CDS encoding YihY/virulence factor BrkB family protein, whose protein sequence is MPDSASRDLQRTGVRAVVRRTYHSVIRHRVVDAAASLTFFALLTVFPTALTVVSALSIVDRRGDSLSDIIEVLGFIVRPETAQHLEGPLRQLLTLDNPWLGFSIGLVLTLWSLSGYATAFGRAMNTAYEVEEGRRIWKFRSMMLLVTLLVMVGGAIAIVILLGTPTISAAVIRQLGWAPWIDDVWNVVKWPVLAVDLVVMVATLYYATPNVKTPQLRWVSAGAGFAIVTWALATLGFALYVETIGGGNKAYGWLGGAILLLVYLYISNFVLVVGGELDSEVIRMRQLLAGIEADESIRLPLRDVTRNFTLARWRDQDIAAAHHVRIAATQRAEEQGEPPTPTEEHLRDMSQQVRAGEPTIG, encoded by the coding sequence ATGCCGGACAGCGCATCGCGCGACCTCCAGCGGACGGGAGTCCGCGCCGTCGTCCGGCGCACCTACCACTCGGTCATCCGGCACCGCGTCGTCGACGCGGCCGCGTCGTTGACGTTCTTCGCGCTCCTCACCGTCTTCCCGACCGCGCTCACCGTCGTCTCCGCCCTGTCGATCGTGGACCGGCGGGGCGACAGCCTGTCGGACATCATCGAGGTGCTCGGGTTCATCGTGCGACCCGAGACCGCGCAGCACCTCGAGGGACCGCTCCGGCAGCTGCTGACGCTCGACAACCCGTGGCTCGGCTTCTCGATCGGGCTCGTCCTGACGCTGTGGTCGCTGTCCGGGTACGCGACGGCGTTCGGGCGGGCGATGAACACCGCGTACGAGGTCGAGGAGGGCCGGCGGATCTGGAAGTTCCGCAGCATGATGCTCCTCGTCACGCTGCTCGTGATGGTCGGCGGCGCCATCGCGATCGTCATCCTGCTCGGCACGCCGACGATCTCCGCCGCGGTGATCCGGCAGCTCGGCTGGGCGCCGTGGATCGACGACGTCTGGAACGTCGTGAAGTGGCCGGTCCTGGCGGTGGACCTCGTGGTGATGGTCGCGACGCTGTACTACGCGACGCCGAACGTGAAGACGCCGCAGCTCCGCTGGGTGTCCGCGGGCGCCGGCTTCGCCATCGTGACCTGGGCGTTGGCGACGCTCGGCTTCGCGCTCTACGTCGAGACCATCGGCGGCGGCAACAAGGCGTACGGGTGGCTCGGCGGTGCGATCCTGCTGCTCGTCTACCTGTACATCTCGAACTTCGTGCTCGTCGTCGGCGGTGAGCTCGACTCCGAGGTGATCCGCATGCGGCAGCTCCTCGCCGGCATCGAGGCCGACGAGTCGATCCGGCTGCCGCTCCGCGACGTCACCCGGAACTTCACGCTCGCACGCTGGCGGGACCAGGACATCGCGGCTGCGCACCACGTCCGCATCGCTGCCACCCAGCGCGCCGAGGAGCAGGGCGAGCCGCCGACGCCGACGGAGGAGCACCTGCGCGACATGTCGCAGCAGGTCCGGGCGGGCGAGCCCACCATCGGCTGA